A region from the Thauera humireducens genome encodes:
- a CDS encoding ATP-binding protein, with the protein MHPAVPSHFELQPRADGAATILRLLSASSPNWPEVALVVARDPALSLALLVAQPLAEGELADGLNTVLRRRLERIGSDLLRAWLLGLGSRASAIGAAPDHALLRAECALHLAMETGYARPDEAYLAGLWRGFGTGARGRSGTSADRRTTRPLADLVRDCGLPASLGDALELGTAMEEQLLGAHPLLRLSVAAERLADDDWQARLGEIARLCGLAEPTLTSLRTDIGYIVSGHAAYPPPATGSTALEARPPASLADDPYRSAGMLGLLTAAFVDLEREEIEDRLAIACPLFGLPAAPVLLSADGAGRLAPMLRMPPGSPTGLIEELHLRLDDETSVIALCARSEQVTVFAPQGGRPGRSLADWQVARWLGGRGFCCLPLTANGHPSVALIAIEQDDELSSELQWRYAALLGAAVRALRAALRQQHALADREAMLQQRFREHVRKIAHEATNPLTVLKSRLEMLGLERPQDAPLQNEMVLLNTELDRIDNLLRSAGDLPVEAVEPARCRVPELLLDLRSIYGDALFNQHGIQLELRAAKGVPIAAIPPSALKQVLLNLFRNASEALLPGQRLVVSVSSQVSVDGRSCVEIRLVDNGPGLPADRMADLFSPRPSSKGGGHQGVGLSIVREILSRWNATILCRSQPGSGTSFQVFLPLEHSL; encoded by the coding sequence ATGCATCCTGCCGTCCCCAGCCACTTCGAGCTTCAGCCACGCGCAGACGGCGCCGCGACGATCCTGCGCCTGCTGTCGGCCAGTTCGCCGAACTGGCCCGAGGTCGCGCTGGTGGTCGCGCGCGATCCGGCACTGAGCCTGGCGCTGCTGGTCGCGCAGCCACTGGCCGAGGGCGAACTGGCGGACGGACTCAACACCGTGTTGCGTCGCCGCCTCGAACGCATCGGCAGCGACCTGCTCCGCGCCTGGCTGCTGGGACTCGGCAGCCGCGCCAGTGCAATCGGCGCCGCGCCCGACCACGCGCTGCTGCGGGCCGAATGCGCGCTCCACCTGGCGATGGAAACCGGCTACGCCCGGCCCGACGAGGCCTATCTTGCCGGCCTGTGGCGCGGATTCGGCACCGGCGCACGCGGCCGAAGCGGCACCTCGGCTGACAGGCGAACGACGCGCCCCCTGGCAGATCTCGTGCGTGACTGCGGCTTGCCCGCCAGCCTTGGCGATGCGCTCGAGCTGGGCACGGCCATGGAAGAGCAACTACTGGGCGCGCATCCGCTGCTGCGCCTGAGCGTTGCCGCGGAACGCCTCGCCGACGACGACTGGCAGGCGCGACTCGGCGAGATTGCGCGTTTGTGCGGACTGGCCGAACCGACGCTGACCAGCCTGCGCACCGACATCGGCTACATCGTATCCGGCCATGCGGCCTACCCGCCGCCCGCCACGGGCAGCACGGCGCTCGAGGCCCGGCCGCCGGCCAGCCTCGCCGACGATCCCTATCGCAGCGCCGGCATGCTGGGCCTGCTGACCGCCGCCTTCGTCGACCTCGAGCGTGAGGAGATCGAGGATCGGCTGGCCATCGCCTGCCCCCTGTTCGGCCTGCCTGCGGCGCCGGTGCTGCTGTCGGCAGATGGCGCCGGGCGGCTGGCGCCGATGCTGCGCATGCCGCCCGGCTCACCCACCGGATTGATCGAGGAACTGCACCTGCGCCTGGACGACGAAACAAGCGTCATCGCGCTGTGCGCACGCAGCGAACAGGTCACCGTGTTCGCGCCACAGGGCGGGCGCCCCGGCCGCAGCCTGGCCGACTGGCAGGTCGCCCGCTGGCTGGGCGGGCGCGGTTTCTGCTGCCTGCCGCTGACCGCCAATGGCCATCCTTCGGTCGCGCTCATCGCCATCGAGCAGGACGACGAGCTGAGCAGCGAACTGCAGTGGCGCTACGCGGCCCTGCTGGGGGCGGCCGTCCGCGCCCTGCGCGCTGCCCTGCGCCAGCAGCACGCGCTCGCCGATCGCGAGGCGATGCTCCAGCAACGCTTCCGCGAGCATGTGCGCAAGATCGCCCACGAAGCCACCAACCCGCTGACGGTGCTCAAGAGCCGCCTCGAGATGCTCGGACTCGAACGTCCGCAGGACGCGCCGCTGCAAAACGAGATGGTGCTGCTCAACACCGAGCTCGACCGCATCGACAACCTGCTGCGCAGCGCCGGCGACCTGCCGGTCGAGGCCGTCGAGCCTGCCCGCTGCCGCGTGCCCGAGCTGCTGCTGGACCTGCGCTCGATCTACGGCGACGCGCTCTTCAACCAGCACGGCATCCAGCTCGAACTGCGCGCCGCAAAAGGCGTGCCGATCGCCGCCATTCCGCCATCGGCGCTGAAGCAGGTGCTGCTCAACCTGTTCCGCAACGCCTCCGAAGCGCTGCTGCCCGGCCAGCGCCTGGTGGTGTCGGTGTCGTCGCAGGTCTCGGTCGACGGCAGATCCTGCGTCGAGATCCGCCTTGTGGACAACGGTCCCGGCCTGCCCGCCGACCGCATGGCTGACCTCTTCTCGCCCCGCCCGAGCAGCAAGGGCGGCGGACACCAGGGCGTGGGCCTGTCGATCGTGCGCGAAATCCTGTCGCGGTGGAACGCGACCATCCTGTGCCGCAGCCAGCCGGGCAGCGGCACCAGTTTCCAGGTTTTCCTGCCGCTGGAACATTCCCTCTGA